The Entelurus aequoreus isolate RoL-2023_Sb linkage group LG23, RoL_Eaeq_v1.1, whole genome shotgun sequence genome has a window encoding:
- the LOC133641065 gene encoding serine dehydratase-like — MDEHLHVNTPLLESVAMSKRVGTAVYLKMENSQPSGSFKIRGIGHLCQQLASTSKGIVCSSGGNAGMAAAYAARKMRVPATIVIPSSTPHLVVQRLRDQGATVKIVGKIWDDANAEALRLAETEGLTYVSPFDHPLIWQGHSSVITESATSLGPGVKPVAVLLSVGGGGLLCGVVQGLKDVGWAGVPIIAMETAGADCLNASVKAGRRVTLDDITSEAKCLGAKTVCKQAFEYSQSKEVTVISEVVTDRQALHALQTFLDEERVLVEMACGAALAAVYSGLVHRLQAEGRVAAHPGPLLVIVCGGSSMDMEQLFLLKRKLEKV, encoded by the exons ATGGATGAACATTTGCACGTGAACACGCCTCTCCTCGAGAGTGTCGCCATGTCCAAACGTGTGGGAACTGCTGTGTATTTGAAAATGGAGAACTCCCAGCCGTCTGGTTCTTTTAAGATCCGTGGTATTGGGCACCTGTGCCAGCAG CTTGCGTCAACGTCTAAAGGAATCGTCTGCTCCTCAG GTGGTAATGCTGGGATGGCGGCTGCCTACGCAGCCAGAAAAATGCGTGTGCCGGCCACCATCGTAATTCCCTCATCGACCCCTCACCTTGTTGTCCAGAGACTACGGGATCAAGGTGCTACTGTGAAGATAGTCGGCAAG ATCTGGGACGATGCTAACGCCGAGGCACTTCGACTTGCTGAAACAGAGGGACTTACCTACGTTTCTCCATTTGACCATCCCTTGATATG GCAGGGCCACTCCAGTGTGATCACAGAGTCTGCAACCAGTCTGGGCCCTGGTGTCAAGCCTGTAGCGGTGCTGCTCTCTGTGGGCGGAGGTGGGCTCCTCTGTGGCGTGGTCCAGGGCCTGAAGGATGTCGGCTGGGCGGGCGTTCCCATCATCGCCATGGAGACAGCGGGGGCCGACTGTCTGAATGCGTCCGTTAAGGCGGGAAGGAGAGTCACCCTGGATGACATCACCAG CGAGGCCAAATGTCTCGGGGCCAAGACCGTTTGTAAGCAAGCATTTGAATACAGTCAAAGCAAGGAGGTGACGGTCATTTCTGAAGTGGTGACTGACCGCCAGGCCCTTCATGCTTTACAGACGTTCCTGG ATGAGGAGCGTGTCCTGGTGGAGATGGCATGTGGTGCAGCACTGGCAGCAGTCTACAGTGGGCTCGTGCACAGATTACAGGCGGAAG GTCGTGTGGCGGCCCACCCGGGCCCCCTGCTGGTCATAGTGTGTGGGGGCAGCAGCATGGACATGGAGCAGCTCTTCCTGCTCAAACGCAAACTGGAGAAAGTATAA